A part of Aegilops tauschii subsp. strangulata cultivar AL8/78 chromosome 2, Aet v6.0, whole genome shotgun sequence genomic DNA contains:
- the LOC109759324 gene encoding thioredoxin H-type-like isoform X2, whose protein sequence is MAAEEGAVIACHTKQEFDTHMANGKDTGKLVIIDFTASWCGPCRVIAPVFAEYAKKFPGAIFLKVDVDELKDVAKAYNVEAMRTFLFIKDGAKVDTVVGGRKDDIHTKIVALMGSASA, encoded by the exons ATGGCCGCTGAGGAGGGAGCCGTGATAGCGTGCCACACCAAGCAAGAGTTCGACACCCACATGGCTAATGGCAAGGATACCGGTAAGCTG GTGATCATTGACTTCACTGCTTCTTGGTGCGGTCCTTGTCGTGTCATAGCCCCAGTCTTTGCTGAGTACGCCAAGAAGTTCCCTGGCGCCATTTTCCTGAAGGTGGACGTTGACGAGCTGAA GGACGTCGCTAAAGCATACAACGTTGAGGCAATGCGGACCTTCCTGTTTATCAAGGATGGTGCGAAGGTGGACACTGTTGTCGGTGGTAGGAAGGATGATATCCATACGAAGATAGTGGCCCTCATGGGTTCTGCATCTGCCTAA
- the LOC109759324 gene encoding thioredoxin H-type-like isoform X1 — translation MAAEEGAVIACHTKQEFDTHMANGKDTGKLVIIDFTASWCGPCRVIAPVFAEYAKKFPGAIFLKVDVDELKHTTLRQCGPSCLSRMVRRWTLLSVVGRMISIRR, via the exons ATGGCCGCTGAGGAGGGAGCCGTGATAGCGTGCCACACCAAGCAAGAGTTCGACACCCACATGGCTAATGGCAAGGATACCGGTAAGCTG GTGATCATTGACTTCACTGCTTCTTGGTGCGGTCCTTGTCGTGTCATAGCCCCAGTCTTTGCTGAGTACGCCAAGAAGTTCCCTGGCGCCATTTTCCTGAAGGTGGACGTTGACGAGCTGAAG CATACAACGTTGAGGCAATGCGGACCTTCCTGTTTATCAAGGATGGTGCGAAGGTGGACACTGTTGTCGGTGGTAGGAAGGATGATATCCATACGAAGATAG